A single region of the Mechercharimyces sp. CAU 1602 genome encodes:
- a CDS encoding HAD family hydrolase yields MRRVVCFDLDGTLLPMNTGAFVQTYMESITPHMMEVAPPKHLYQSVMDAFKQMVKSTDGVKTNAEVFWHHFLPAIGKDEAEILPIFEQYYADHFPKLKRYVEPNPLSRQIVQTLIERGYDVVVATNPVFPRIAIEERLQWAGVYDLPLNMVTFSEETHYCKPNPQYYQEIVDRLGVKAEDCMMIGNDVQEDLVAQTLGMKTYLVTDCLIDRGTPQYQPDEQGSLEDLWKMIHTDKRWLEVD; encoded by the coding sequence ATGCGACGTGTTGTCTGTTTTGACCTAGATGGTACCTTATTGCCGATGAATACGGGTGCCTTTGTTCAAACGTACATGGAATCGATCACACCACATATGATGGAGGTTGCACCCCCGAAGCACTTGTATCAAAGTGTGATGGATGCATTCAAGCAAATGGTGAAGAGTACAGATGGGGTAAAAACAAATGCGGAAGTATTTTGGCATCACTTTTTACCTGCCATCGGTAAGGATGAAGCAGAGATTCTCCCCATATTTGAGCAATATTATGCCGATCATTTCCCAAAGTTAAAAAGATATGTAGAGCCAAATCCACTATCTCGCCAGATTGTACAAACCTTGATTGAACGTGGATATGATGTCGTGGTGGCGACCAACCCAGTCTTTCCACGGATTGCGATTGAGGAGCGTTTACAGTGGGCAGGTGTTTACGACCTTCCGCTCAACATGGTTACTTTTAGTGAAGAGACCCATTACTGCAAACCCAATCCTCAATATTATCAAGAGATCGTTGATCGTTTGGGTGTAAAGGCAGAAGATTGTATGATGATCGGAAATGATGTGCAAGAAGATCTGGTAGCACAAACGTTGGGGATGAAGACATATTTAGTTACGGACTGTCTTATCGATCGAGGAACTCCGCAATATCAGCCAGATGAACAAGGGAGCCTTGAAGATTTATGGAAAATGATTCATACAGATAAGCGCTGGTTGGAAGTGGATTGA
- a CDS encoding SBBP repeat-containing protein, which produces MIQSHVLRNLSDAGIDYAYCPHGVVLTLQDSYELMLTFEHTGTGRWYEEKIYSEESESCVKSSWYSSVWSGVDLCFTEFEGSLKYDVYLSPGAKVTDVRLRYLGATGLSIDKDGNLCVDTPYGELIEQKPSGSQCIGGESIEVPIQFKLLGEGWFGFACDTWPYPDLPLVIDPLLLYSTYVGGRGDDVGNAIAVSTSGHAYVTGTTFSDDYPITTGAFQSIKPGINSAFITQLNVNGTSLIYSTYLGGNMGDFGCGIAVDEEGSAYVTGSTLSKDFPITSGAAQTVFVGDESSVFASKLNASGASLLYSTFIGGRNDDEGNAIAINNNGEAFITGTTLSRDFPVTRGAFQQELKGTTAAFVTHLNDTGTSFLYSTYLGGGMEDGGFGIAVDGASSAYVTGSTFSFDFPVTSGAFQTQLAGSSDAFVTKFNSAGSSLVYSSFLGGSGGDVGRGIAVDQDRDAYVIGITASTDFPVTAGAFLTMASGGSAFVTKVNDTGTSLVYSTYLANDTIGLALAVDSIGNTWITGSVSSLQFPTTEDAFSPRFNGGSEDAFISQLSLTGANLIYSSYLGGSNLDIGSGVAVDGRGNAYVAGQTESVNFPTTPGAFQRMLAGGCDVFVSKVGLSAVQGVTGATGPTGPRGPRGPRGARGPRGMGGTEQA; this is translated from the coding sequence ATGATACAAAGCCATGTTCTTCGCAATTTAAGTGATGCAGGAATTGACTATGCTTATTGTCCTCATGGAGTAGTCCTTACCTTACAAGACTCTTACGAATTGATGCTGACATTTGAACATACAGGTACAGGGCGATGGTATGAGGAAAAAATATATAGCGAAGAGAGCGAAAGTTGTGTGAAATCGTCTTGGTATTCTTCGGTATGGTCAGGAGTGGACCTCTGTTTTACGGAATTCGAGGGGTCTTTAAAATATGATGTGTATCTTTCTCCGGGTGCAAAGGTGACAGATGTTCGATTAAGGTACTTGGGTGCAACCGGCTTATCTATAGATAAGGATGGTAACTTATGTGTGGACACCCCATATGGAGAGTTGATAGAACAGAAACCTAGCGGTAGTCAATGTATAGGGGGAGAGAGTATCGAGGTTCCGATTCAATTTAAACTTCTTGGGGAGGGATGGTTTGGTTTTGCGTGTGATACATGGCCTTATCCTGATTTGCCTTTGGTCATCGATCCCCTCCTTCTTTATTCAACGTACGTGGGAGGAAGAGGGGATGACGTGGGGAATGCGATTGCGGTGAGTACGAGTGGTCATGCATATGTTACAGGAACGACATTTTCCGACGATTACCCCATCACCACAGGTGCATTTCAAAGTATAAAGCCGGGAATTAATAGTGCTTTTATTACACAGCTGAACGTAAACGGAACATCACTTATCTACTCTACTTACTTGGGAGGGAATATGGGAGACTTCGGTTGTGGTATTGCCGTTGATGAAGAGGGAAGTGCGTATGTGACCGGCTCCACCCTGTCGAAGGACTTCCCCATTACTTCAGGTGCGGCACAAACCGTATTTGTTGGAGACGAAAGCTCGGTTTTTGCTAGTAAATTAAATGCAAGTGGAGCCTCCCTGCTCTACTCTACTTTTATTGGTGGTCGCAATGATGATGAAGGGAATGCGATTGCGATTAATAATAATGGAGAGGCATTTATAACGGGTACAACTCTTTCAAGGGATTTCCCAGTGACACGAGGGGCGTTTCAACAAGAGCTAAAAGGGACGACTGCAGCTTTTGTTACACACTTGAATGATACAGGAACTTCATTTTTGTATTCCACGTATTTAGGTGGGGGAATGGAAGATGGCGGTTTTGGAATTGCAGTAGATGGAGCAAGCTCAGCATATGTGACCGGCTCCACCTTCTCTTTTGACTTTCCCGTCACAAGTGGTGCCTTCCAAACCCAATTGGCAGGAAGCTCAGATGCGTTTGTTACCAAGTTTAATTCTGCAGGCTCTTCTCTGGTTTACTCAAGCTTTCTTGGGGGTAGTGGTGGCGATGTAGGTAGGGGAATAGCGGTGGATCAAGATCGGGATGCTTATGTAATAGGTATTACGGCATCAACCGATTTCCCCGTTACTGCAGGTGCCTTTCTAACGATGGCATCAGGGGGATCGGCATTTGTGACCAAAGTAAATGATACGGGGACTTCACTTGTTTATTCCACCTATCTTGCCAATGATACGATAGGATTAGCGTTGGCCGTGGATTCGATTGGGAATACATGGATTACAGGTAGTGTCTCATCTCTTCAGTTTCCTACTACAGAAGATGCATTTTCACCTCGCTTTAATGGAGGCTCAGAAGATGCCTTTATTTCACAGCTAAGTTTGACTGGTGCAAATTTAATCTATTCCTCTTACTTGGGGGGATCAAACTTAGATATTGGTTCAGGAGTGGCTGTGGATGGGAGAGGAAATGCGTATGTAGCAGGGCAAACAGAGTCGGTCAATTTCCCTACTACTCCGGGAGCTTTCCAACGAATGTTGGCAGGCGGATGCGACGTGTTTGTAAGTAAAGTTGGTTTGTCGGCAGTACAAGGGGTTACTGGCGCTACCGGCCCTACAGGCCCCCGCGGACCTCGGGGGCCTCGGGGAGCACGAGGTCCGCGGGGAATGGGAGGCACGGAGCAGGCTTAA
- a CDS encoding tRNA (cytidine(34)-2'-O)-methyltransferase has translation MSFHIVLVEPEIPQNTGSISRTCVVTGTVLHLVHPLGFTIEDKYVKRAGMDYWPQVDIRHYNSFAELTSTYPEGRFFCATTKAEKPYTAFTYQEGDFFVFGKESAGLSPEILHSHRDRLIRIPMDPDYRSLNLATTTGIVLYEALRQVDFPHLI, from the coding sequence ATGTCCTTTCATATTGTATTAGTTGAACCAGAAATCCCACAAAACACTGGAAGTATCTCCCGTACCTGTGTTGTGACAGGAACGGTCCTTCATCTTGTTCATCCACTTGGATTTACGATTGAAGACAAATATGTGAAGCGTGCGGGGATGGATTATTGGCCCCAAGTAGATATACGCCATTACAACTCTTTTGCTGAGCTAACATCCACATATCCAGAAGGGCGCTTTTTCTGTGCCACGACCAAGGCAGAGAAACCATATACCGCTTTTACTTATCAAGAAGGGGATTTTTTTGTTTTTGGGAAAGAATCGGCGGGCTTGTCGCCAGAGATTTTACATTCACATCGAGACCGTCTGATTCGGATACCCATGGATCCAGATTATCGCTCTCTTAATTTGGCAACTACGACGGGGATTGTCCTATACGAAGCTTTACGGCAGGTAGATTTTCCACACTTAATTTAA
- a CDS encoding PrkA family serine protein kinase, whose product MDILKRIAEQREQAERLRWEGNFSEYLSLVRERPGIVQTAHSRVYQMIADRGIEKDVHGNKRYTFFSNEIYGLERAIERLVEEYFHSAARRLDVRKRILLLMGPVSGGKSTIVTLLKQGLEQYSRTDAGAVYAIKGCPMQEDPLHLIPSHLRKEVEKELGVRIEGNLCPSCRLRLEEEYGGRVEDVMVERVFLSEDDRVGIGTFSPSDPKSQDIADLTGSIDFSTITEFGSESDPRAYRFDGELNKANRGIMEFQEMLKCDEKFLWNLLSLTQEGNFKAGRFALISADELIVAHTNESEYKAFISNKKNEALQSRMIVLPIPYNLRVSDEEKIYHKLIQESDLSHIHIAPHALKAASIFSILTRLKESKKQGMDLVKKMRLYDGESVEEYKGADLEELQNEHLDEGMSGIDPRYVINRISSALIRSEATCINALDVLRALKDGLDQHPSITNEQRERYLNFISIARKEYDDLAKKEVQKAFVYSYEESAKTLMDNYLDNVESFCNRNKIRDPITGEELDPDEKLMRSIEEQIGISENAKKSFREEILIRISAYARKGKRFDYNSHERLREAIQKKLFTDLKDVVKITTSTKTPDENQLKKVNEVTARLIDEYGYCPVCANELLRYVGSLLNR is encoded by the coding sequence ATGGACATCCTGAAACGCATCGCAGAACAGCGAGAGCAGGCAGAGAGACTTCGATGGGAAGGTAATTTTTCAGAATATTTAAGTCTTGTGCGAGAACGACCGGGTATTGTACAAACCGCTCACTCTAGGGTATACCAGATGATCGCGGATCGTGGAATAGAGAAAGATGTTCATGGAAATAAGCGTTACACTTTTTTCAGTAATGAGATTTATGGGCTGGAACGAGCGATTGAACGTTTAGTAGAGGAGTATTTTCATTCGGCAGCTCGTCGTCTGGATGTTCGCAAACGAATATTGTTGTTAATGGGACCTGTAAGTGGAGGGAAATCAACTATTGTAACCCTTCTTAAACAAGGATTGGAACAGTACTCTCGTACGGATGCAGGAGCGGTTTATGCTATTAAAGGTTGTCCCATGCAAGAAGATCCACTACACTTGATCCCCTCTCATCTTCGTAAAGAGGTGGAAAAAGAGCTAGGTGTTCGGATTGAAGGGAATTTATGTCCTTCTTGTCGATTGCGCTTGGAAGAGGAGTATGGAGGAAGAGTAGAAGATGTTATGGTTGAGCGTGTCTTTTTGTCAGAGGACGATCGTGTAGGCATTGGTACCTTTAGCCCCTCTGATCCTAAATCTCAAGATATTGCAGACCTAACAGGGAGTATCGACTTTTCCACTATCACTGAGTTTGGCTCGGAATCTGACCCCCGCGCATACCGTTTCGATGGGGAATTAAACAAAGCGAACCGTGGTATTATGGAATTTCAAGAGATGTTAAAGTGCGATGAAAAATTCCTGTGGAATTTGTTATCCCTTACACAAGAAGGAAATTTCAAAGCAGGACGATTCGCCCTGATTTCTGCGGATGAGCTTATTGTCGCTCATACAAATGAATCAGAGTACAAGGCATTTATCAGCAATAAGAAGAACGAGGCGCTACAATCACGAATGATTGTGCTACCGATTCCGTATAACCTGCGTGTCTCTGATGAGGAAAAAATTTATCATAAGCTGATTCAAGAAAGTGATTTGAGTCATATTCACATTGCTCCACATGCACTGAAAGCAGCTTCGATCTTTTCCATCCTGACCCGTTTGAAAGAATCAAAGAAACAGGGAATGGATCTGGTGAAAAAAATGCGCCTTTACGATGGAGAGAGTGTGGAGGAATATAAGGGAGCAGATTTGGAAGAGTTGCAAAATGAACATTTGGACGAGGGCATGTCTGGAATTGACCCTCGGTATGTAATCAATCGTATCTCCAGTGCGCTAATTCGCAGTGAAGCAACATGTATCAATGCACTGGATGTTCTGCGAGCACTAAAAGATGGATTGGATCAACATCCGTCTATCACGAATGAACAGCGCGAACGATATTTAAACTTTATCTCCATCGCTCGCAAAGAGTATGATGATTTGGCGAAAAAAGAAGTGCAAAAAGCATTTGTCTATTCGTACGAAGAATCAGCCAAAACCTTGATGGATAACTATCTCGATAATGTAGAGTCATTTTGTAATCGCAATAAAATAAGGGATCCGATCACAGGCGAAGAATTAGATCCAGATGAAAAGCTGATGCGTTCCATTGAAGAGCAGATCGGCATATCGGAAAATGCAAAAAAATCGTTCCGTGAGGAAATCTTAATACGCATTTCTGCATATGCCCGTAAAGGGAAGCGGTTTGATTATAACAGTCATGAGCGTTTGCGTGAAGCCATTCAGAAAAAGCTGTTTACAGATTTAAAAGATGTAGTAAAAATCACAACCTCAACCAAAACACCTGACGAAAATCAGTTGAAGAAGGTTAACGAAGTAACTGCGCGTTTGATTGATGAATACGGTTATTGTCCTGTATGTGCCAATGAATTACTGCGTTATGTGGGTAGTTTGCTTAACAGATAA
- a CDS encoding methylated-DNA--[protein]-cysteine S-methyltransferase, whose protein sequence is MNPQTHIWIWSRMESPIGPLTLGCTQKGVCALSFGSGDAIIAQLKAWGKRWFRSITIEENEQELQLVAEQLQTYFNSTRRSFDVPLDLYGTPFQKRVWEVLETIPYGESRSYKEIAQAIGSPKAVRAVGGANNKNPIPIIIPCHRVIGHSGSLVGYGGGLEKKKVLLELEGLLSPSSSVT, encoded by the coding sequence ATGAATCCGCAAACGCATATATGGATCTGGAGTCGAATGGAAAGTCCGATTGGACCGCTTACATTGGGGTGCACACAGAAAGGAGTGTGCGCACTCTCTTTCGGCAGTGGAGATGCTATTATCGCTCAGTTAAAGGCATGGGGGAAGCGCTGGTTTCGGTCGATTACGATCGAAGAAAATGAACAGGAGCTACAGTTGGTGGCAGAGCAACTACAAACTTATTTTAACTCCACCCGCCGATCCTTTGATGTTCCATTGGATTTATACGGTACGCCATTTCAAAAGAGAGTATGGGAGGTATTGGAAACCATACCGTATGGTGAATCGCGCTCATATAAAGAGATCGCACAAGCGATCGGCAGTCCGAAAGCGGTACGGGCAGTAGGGGGAGCAAATAATAAAAACCCTATTCCAATTATTATTCCTTGTCATCGGGTGATCGGACATAGTGGTTCATTAGTGGGGTATGGCGGAGGATTAGAGAAGAAAAAGGTGTTATTGGAGTTGGAAGGGCTACTATCACCTTCCTCTTCTGTGACATAA
- a CDS encoding B3/4 domain-containing protein translates to MNRKLISLTLDNKLKERVPDLQLALLHYVGCEINDSSHMFQDRTQLFTEHLRLEYETTTITELPPIQLFRHAFKQVGSSPSRYRPSAEALLRRILKGDPFYFVNSAVDANNFFSLRYLLPFGIYNASALTSPITCTIGNTEDHYLGLNGREISLANKIVLQDVNRPFGSPYVDSQISQVTKETTNCLQVIFSFKGATASSLHSIAHEVSTLFTQVNGGEVRQTTIVE, encoded by the coding sequence GTGAATCGCAAATTGATCTCACTCACGTTAGACAACAAGCTAAAGGAACGAGTACCCGATCTTCAATTAGCGCTCCTTCATTATGTAGGGTGTGAAATTAACGACTCTTCACACATGTTCCAAGATCGTACCCAGCTATTTACGGAGCATTTACGCTTGGAATATGAGACGACCACTATAACCGAGTTGCCCCCTATTCAACTCTTCCGACATGCATTCAAACAAGTGGGCAGTTCTCCATCCCGTTATCGCCCGTCTGCGGAAGCCCTGCTACGACGCATCTTAAAAGGAGATCCTTTTTATTTTGTCAATAGCGCTGTTGACGCCAATAACTTCTTTTCCCTTCGCTATCTTCTCCCCTTTGGCATCTACAACGCTTCTGCACTTACCTCGCCCATTACCTGTACAATCGGGAACACAGAAGATCACTATCTCGGTCTCAATGGACGTGAAATCTCCCTAGCAAATAAGATTGTATTACAAGATGTGAATCGCCCCTTCGGCAGCCCTTATGTCGATTCACAAATAAGTCAAGTAACGAAGGAAACAACGAATTGCCTGCAAGTGATCTTCTCTTTTAAAGGAGCAACAGCGTCCTCTCTTCACTCCATCGCTCATGAGGTAAGTACTTTATTTACTCAAGTAAATGGTGGCGAAGTGCGTCAAACGACGATTGTAGAATGA
- a CDS encoding ABC-ATPase domain-containing protein has translation MLEQSLIRIDGKGYKAYKDIQGEYAFPDYTLYIDYVQGDPFASPSRIRVRMEQKKARYQLEWFKDDYRRVALEDLILRKWVDKIKHYAFRVHGTGKSGMMMVDTPGQEILPRTAVVVTSEYVEVRMSVGLPAQGRRVLGRKAAQMLCQDLPQLVAEALPMEKVGLNAIEKRMRLIDNQRAIRHYLKKHHAVAFVQDGAILPRASGISDRPLSEGNVVPFVSPETMCVEINVPHGEVISGMLIPRGITLIVGGGYHGKSTLLRALERGVYDHVESDGRHYVITDDHAIKVRAEDGRRVEKVNISPFINNLPLGGETTRFSSEDASGSTSQAANIMESLEVGASTLLIDEDTSATNFMIRDGRMQELVTKGKEPITPFIDKVKQLFEEKGVSSILVLGGSGDYFDVADHIIMMDEYRPYEVTKKAKDIARIHTHNRKAEGGSFFGDVTARVMMAHSFDARKGKKEKADAKGLHQIIYGNTELDLLGLEQLVDRSQTRAIADMMRVLEKRMDGSKTLMHVLEELYKQIENEGLDCISPYQRGVHPGDLALPRMLELAGAINRLRTLKVRV, from the coding sequence ATGTTAGAACAATCGTTAATACGAATCGATGGGAAAGGGTATAAGGCATACAAAGATATTCAAGGGGAGTATGCTTTTCCTGATTACACTTTGTATATTGATTATGTACAAGGGGATCCTTTTGCCTCACCATCACGAATCCGCGTGCGGATGGAACAAAAGAAAGCACGATATCAGTTAGAATGGTTTAAAGATGACTATCGCAGAGTCGCATTAGAAGATTTGATATTACGAAAATGGGTGGATAAAATCAAGCATTATGCTTTCCGTGTTCATGGAACAGGTAAAAGTGGCATGATGATGGTAGATACACCAGGGCAGGAGATCCTCCCTCGAACGGCTGTTGTAGTAACATCCGAGTATGTAGAGGTGCGGATGTCGGTTGGCTTACCTGCACAAGGCCGTCGGGTATTGGGCAGAAAAGCGGCACAAATGTTGTGTCAGGATCTCCCGCAGTTGGTGGCAGAAGCGTTACCGATGGAGAAAGTAGGATTGAACGCAATAGAGAAAAGAATGAGATTAATAGATAATCAGCGAGCGATTCGTCACTATCTTAAAAAACATCATGCAGTTGCCTTTGTGCAAGATGGTGCGATATTACCACGAGCGAGTGGAATTAGCGACCGTCCTTTGTCAGAGGGAAATGTGGTACCATTTGTGTCGCCGGAAACGATGTGTGTAGAAATTAACGTTCCCCATGGTGAAGTGATTTCTGGGATGTTAATCCCTCGAGGGATTACATTGATCGTAGGAGGTGGCTATCACGGCAAAAGTACACTGTTACGAGCATTGGAGCGGGGTGTATATGATCACGTAGAAAGCGATGGTCGTCACTACGTGATCACGGATGATCATGCGATCAAGGTGAGAGCGGAAGATGGACGGAGAGTGGAGAAAGTAAATATATCTCCGTTTATTAATAACCTTCCATTAGGGGGGGAAACCACTCGCTTTTCATCAGAAGATGCGAGCGGGAGTACTTCGCAAGCTGCAAATATTATGGAAAGCTTGGAAGTAGGGGCATCCACTCTCTTAATTGATGAGGATACCAGTGCGACTAACTTCATGATCCGGGATGGACGCATGCAAGAACTAGTCACTAAAGGGAAAGAGCCCATTACTCCTTTTATCGATAAAGTGAAGCAACTGTTTGAGGAGAAGGGAGTATCTAGTATCCTGGTGTTAGGTGGATCAGGTGATTATTTCGATGTGGCAGACCATATCATTATGATGGATGAGTATCGTCCCTATGAAGTAACAAAGAAAGCTAAGGATATTGCGCGTATACACACGCACAACCGTAAAGCTGAGGGCGGTAGTTTCTTTGGTGATGTAACAGCACGGGTAATGATGGCGCATAGTTTTGATGCGCGCAAAGGCAAGAAAGAGAAAGCGGATGCAAAAGGATTACATCAAATCATATATGGAAATACAGAGTTAGATTTATTGGGACTAGAACAATTAGTCGATCGTAGTCAAACACGTGCGATTGCGGATATGATGAGAGTGCTGGAAAAGCGCATGGATGGGAGTAAAACTCTTATGCATGTATTGGAGGAGCTATATAAACAAATCGAGAATGAAGGATTAGATTGTATCTCACCTTATCAACGAGGAGTGCATCCAGGGGATTTGGCGCTTCCACGTATGTTAGAATTGGCGGGTGCGATTAATCGCCTACGTACATTAAAAGTGCGAGTATAG
- the queG gene encoding tRNA epoxyqueuosine(34) reductase QueG — MHSAEIKAALQAYAGEIGIDQIGFASADPFVELKERLVRHRELGYESGFEEPDLKKRTEPTETIPAAKSIIAIALAYPSKMPHPPRSKEGEYRGIFARASWGTDYHHVLRAKLEKLQQKLLELVPVATSEIMVDTGVLSDRAVAERAGIGWSGKNTSILSPHLGSWIYLGEMVTDIYLPPDQPVTQSCGECTACMDACPTGALVQPGQLNAQACIAYLTQTKGFLAEQYREKLGNRLYGCDTCQVVCPINRKVNFTHQEAFTPDVEEVKPLLKPLLTMSNRQFKNRFGHMAGSWRGKKPLQRNTIIALAHFKDHSSIPLLQQLLQEDPRPVIRGTSAWALGKIGGESAMEALQLAQVSEEDEEVCAEIAQALIRLEKESSHREEKENVTFG, encoded by the coding sequence GTGCATTCAGCAGAAATCAAGGCAGCATTGCAGGCATACGCGGGTGAGATTGGCATTGATCAGATCGGCTTCGCCTCGGCAGATCCATTTGTGGAACTAAAAGAACGGCTTGTTCGTCATCGGGAACTTGGATATGAGTCAGGGTTTGAGGAACCCGATTTAAAAAAACGTACGGAACCAACAGAGACTATACCTGCGGCTAAATCAATTATTGCGATCGCATTAGCCTACCCCTCAAAGATGCCTCATCCTCCGCGTTCTAAGGAAGGTGAGTATCGAGGCATTTTTGCACGTGCTTCGTGGGGAACTGACTATCACCATGTACTTCGAGCTAAGTTGGAAAAGTTACAGCAAAAATTATTAGAATTGGTTCCTGTGGCAACAAGCGAGATAATGGTAGATACTGGTGTGCTCTCTGACCGAGCTGTTGCTGAACGAGCGGGAATTGGCTGGAGTGGTAAAAATACATCCATTCTTTCCCCTCATCTGGGTTCGTGGATTTATTTGGGTGAGATGGTGACAGATATCTATCTTCCTCCTGATCAACCAGTAACACAGAGCTGTGGAGAGTGCACAGCATGCATGGATGCATGTCCTACAGGTGCATTGGTTCAACCAGGGCAGCTTAATGCACAAGCTTGTATTGCATATTTAACGCAAACAAAAGGGTTTTTAGCGGAGCAATATCGAGAGAAGCTGGGAAATCGTCTCTACGGATGCGATACGTGTCAAGTTGTTTGTCCGATTAATCGCAAAGTGAATTTTACACATCAAGAAGCTTTTACTCCAGACGTAGAAGAGGTAAAACCATTACTTAAGCCGTTACTAACGATGAGCAATCGTCAATTTAAGAATCGGTTTGGGCATATGGCGGGTTCGTGGAGAGGAAAAAAACCGTTGCAACGAAATACGATAATTGCGCTGGCGCACTTTAAAGATCATTCTTCCATCCCGTTATTACAACAACTGCTACAAGAAGATCCACGTCCTGTCATTCGAGGTACGAGTGCTTGGGCACTAGGAAAGATTGGGGGGGAATCTGCAATGGAGGCACTCCAATTGGCACAAGTGAGCGAAGAAGATGAAGAAGTGTGTGCTGAGATTGCGCAAGCATTGATACGTTTGGAGAAGGAAAGTTCTCATCGAGAAGAGAAAGAGAATGTAACATTTGGTTAG
- a CDS encoding phBC6A51 family helix-turn-helix protein — MALKRLEHRQLKAIELLAQPNRGSNNPKQARSMKHVAEIVGVTRKTIYEWLKDDLFQRELKREMCRLVGNDILDVIKSMVKQGKKEAKHAELLLKTYGDMLTDDVRIDATVNSAKTIDFDEIKSEGRFV; from the coding sequence ATGGCTTTAAAACGATTGGAACATCGCCAATTAAAAGCAATCGAATTACTGGCGCAACCGAATCGCGGTAGTAATAATCCGAAGCAAGCGCGTTCCATGAAGCATGTTGCGGAAATCGTAGGAGTAACGCGTAAGACGATATACGAATGGTTAAAGGATGACTTGTTTCAACGGGAGTTAAAACGAGAGATGTGTCGTTTAGTTGGTAATGATATTCTTGATGTGATTAAGTCGATGGTGAAACAAGGAAAGAAGGAAGCAAAGCATGCGGAGCTGTTGTTAAAGACGTATGGCGACATGTTAACGGATGATGTGCGTATAGATGCGACAGTGAATAGTGCTAAGACGATAGACTTTGACGAGATTAAAAGCGAGGGCAGATTCGTTTAA
- a CDS encoding amidase domain-containing protein, protein MKVGIGSARYNRWAAKQYAEKWWNGYNPRYQKFEVDCTNFVSQCMRAGGIRLDERGSRSQGWWYRGQGTSSDQWSFSWAVAHSLRYYLLSGGVMKAKRVETAMQLQIGDIICYDWEGDGKWNHNTIVTTHDGAGMPLVNAHTINSYHRYWAYRDSHAWTPQTKIEFYQIQA, encoded by the coding sequence TTGAAGGTTGGTATTGGTAGTGCCCGTTACAATCGATGGGCAGCAAAACAATATGCAGAAAAATGGTGGAATGGATATAATCCGCGCTATCAAAAGTTCGAGGTGGATTGCACTAATTTTGTTTCGCAATGTATGCGAGCGGGAGGCATTCGCTTAGATGAACGGGGGAGTAGAAGCCAGGGATGGTGGTATCGTGGGCAAGGTACATCTAGTGATCAGTGGAGTTTTAGCTGGGCTGTCGCTCATAGTTTGCGTTATTATTTGTTAAGTGGAGGAGTGATGAAGGCCAAGAGGGTGGAGACAGCGATGCAATTGCAGATAGGGGATATCATCTGCTATGATTGGGAGGGAGATGGTAAATGGAATCACAATACCATTGTAACTACACATGATGGTGCTGGGATGCCATTAGTTAATGCCCACACAATAAATAGTTATCATCGTTATTGGGCATATCGAGATTCGCATGCATGGACGCCGCAGACGAAGATCGAATTTTATCAAATCCAGGCGTAA
- the rnhA gene encoding ribonuclease HI — protein sequence MKEIQIYTDGACSGNPGPGGWAAVLLYEGMRKEISGGENQTTNNRMELTAAIESLTCLKVPCQVKLYTDSAYMVNAFHQKWIENWQKNGWVTKGKNKPVENKDLWQRLIALTHKHKVEFIKVKGHSDDELNNRCDELARAAVPR from the coding sequence ATGAAAGAAATACAGATTTACACTGATGGTGCGTGTTCTGGTAATCCGGGGCCGGGCGGTTGGGCGGCAGTTTTGCTGTATGAGGGAATGCGAAAAGAAATCTCGGGTGGTGAGAACCAAACCACCAATAATCGCATGGAATTGACAGCTGCGATAGAGTCACTAACCTGCTTGAAAGTTCCTTGTCAGGTGAAACTATATACTGATAGTGCTTATATGGTTAATGCCTTTCACCAAAAGTGGATTGAGAATTGGCAGAAGAACGGCTGGGTAACAAAAGGAAAAAATAAGCCAGTAGAAAATAAAGATTTGTGGCAGCGTTTGATTGCATTAACGCATAAACATAAGGTAGAATTTATTAAGGTAAAAGGGCATAGCGATGATGAGTTAAATAATCGATGTGATGAATTGGCGCGAGCTGCGGTACCGCGCTAG